A region from the Paraurantiacibacter namhicola genome encodes:
- the addA gene encoding double-strand break repair helicase AddA has protein sequence MSGEVYPLAGEQQKAVDPQDSIWLSASAGTGKTQVLSARVLRLLLQPGIGPSQILCLTFTKAGAAEMATRINEVLARWVRLPDDRLGIELGNIGAPITPDTRARARTLFAKVLDCPGGGLRIDTIHAFSQWLLSAFPEEVGLTPGTRAMEDRDRDLLARDVLADMLVEAERAQDTATLETIALLSRRLGPDAVQGFLMRCADARAAWIGHGAWRPPMAGRVKQLLGMPADADEAWVAEACSDEAFPVDAMRGLLPALEGWQTKAADTIRDFTTRWLEMTPAERAEALDGFSQRNCILKKDGDPTINKGAEKNDPSFGDKQQNIADAVREVRGRRALLELAGWLAPALELGRIFALAWDEAKQREGYIDFDDQIRKAARLLGDGNLGPWIRYKLDRQFDHVLIDEAQDTNAAQWSIVEALTGEFFSGLGQRGERLRTIFVVGDYKQAIFRFQGTSPENFEAARLRFRREMDEAAANAEALRDPNIQPRKLEEFGLDQSFRTAQDILDFVDKAVAAVGWQAIGLREPPGKHSAFNSGLPGQVVIWPPVGGEEDREASGEEGAEGWLSRPERVLADRIARQVRAWMDTGFPLLKGQDGKPRRAGPGDIMVLVRKRRDLAGLIVARLYARGVPVAGVDRLRLGAPLAVKDLMSALRFAAQPLDDLELANLLVSPLVGWSQDDLLEHAYRPDKRSLWRHLRRGDAAPKVRETVEKLNELLARADFETPLALLHWMLTEGWQGRRKLVTRLGTEANDPIDELLGAAQKYAATHTASLTGFIHWFDAGDGELKREAGAGEGLVQVMTVHGSKGLEKPIVILADAAGRPGGMGPEVTLEEAEARGLEQLMEKHEIPIPRLPSADRAGPVAEAHDAATAAELEEHWRLLYVAMTRAEEALFIAGSLGSRDKAPHEDSWYARLDPLFNGDWQDDPIWHGRKMLGSARSDMPGASGAAKGRDDTKASALPDWAVRPVGAEPRPPRPLAPSSAGADDSPAPPFPPGGDADAARRGVLIHALLERLPDVPADEREARALDWLARHAGDMDEGYRAEMVANALGVLAQDGWAAIFGPGALAEVPLAATVDGQVIAGTADRLLVEEDRVLVVDFKTARRPPESLDQVPSGTLAQMGAYAAALGVIFPGKRVEAAVLYTQTPQLIAIPGEMLAANKPRLREGVESFRA, from the coding sequence ATGAGCGGCGAAGTCTATCCCCTCGCCGGCGAGCAGCAGAAGGCCGTCGACCCGCAGGACAGCATCTGGCTCTCCGCTTCGGCCGGCACGGGGAAGACGCAGGTCCTCTCCGCCCGTGTGCTGCGCCTGCTGCTGCAACCCGGCATTGGTCCCTCGCAGATCCTGTGCCTGACCTTTACCAAGGCGGGCGCGGCGGAAATGGCGACGCGCATCAACGAGGTGCTGGCCCGCTGGGTGCGGCTGCCGGACGACAGGCTGGGCATCGAGCTGGGCAATATCGGTGCGCCGATCACGCCGGACACCCGCGCCCGCGCTCGCACGCTGTTCGCCAAGGTTCTCGATTGCCCGGGCGGGGGCCTGCGGATTGATACGATCCACGCCTTCTCGCAATGGCTGCTCTCCGCCTTCCCGGAAGAGGTCGGGCTCACCCCGGGCACCCGCGCGATGGAGGACCGGGACCGCGACCTGCTGGCGCGCGATGTGCTGGCGGACATGCTGGTGGAGGCGGAGCGGGCGCAGGACACGGCTACGCTGGAAACCATCGCGCTGCTCAGCCGCAGGCTCGGCCCCGATGCCGTGCAGGGCTTCCTGATGCGCTGCGCCGATGCGCGCGCCGCGTGGATCGGCCACGGCGCATGGCGGCCGCCAATGGCGGGCCGCGTGAAGCAATTGCTTGGCATGCCCGCCGATGCGGACGAGGCGTGGGTGGCTGAGGCGTGCAGCGACGAGGCCTTCCCGGTGGACGCCATGCGCGGCCTGCTGCCTGCGCTTGAAGGCTGGCAGACCAAAGCGGCGGACACGATCCGCGATTTTACGACGCGCTGGCTGGAGATGACACCGGCGGAGCGGGCCGAGGCGTTGGACGGTTTCTCGCAGCGCAATTGCATCCTGAAGAAGGACGGCGATCCCACCATCAACAAGGGGGCGGAAAAGAACGATCCGTCCTTTGGCGACAAGCAGCAGAACATCGCCGATGCCGTTCGCGAAGTGCGCGGGCGCAGGGCGCTGCTGGAGCTCGCAGGCTGGCTCGCCCCCGCGCTGGAGCTGGGCCGGATATTCGCACTGGCCTGGGACGAGGCGAAACAGCGCGAAGGCTATATCGATTTCGATGACCAGATCCGCAAGGCTGCGCGCCTGCTGGGCGATGGCAACCTTGGCCCGTGGATCCGCTACAAGCTGGACCGGCAATTCGACCATGTCCTGATCGACGAGGCGCAGGATACCAATGCCGCGCAATGGTCCATCGTGGAGGCGCTGACGGGCGAATTCTTCAGCGGGCTTGGCCAGCGGGGCGAGCGGCTGCGCACCATCTTCGTGGTCGGCGATTACAAGCAGGCTATCTTCCGCTTCCAGGGCACGAGCCCGGAGAATTTCGAGGCGGCCCGCCTGCGCTTCCGCCGCGAAATGGACGAGGCCGCTGCCAATGCCGAGGCGCTGCGTGACCCGAATATCCAGCCGCGCAAGCTGGAGGAATTCGGCCTCGACCAGAGCTTCCGCACCGCACAGGACATCCTCGATTTCGTGGACAAAGCGGTGGCAGCGGTCGGCTGGCAGGCGATCGGCCTGCGCGAGCCGCCCGGAAAGCACAGCGCCTTCAATTCGGGCCTGCCCGGCCAAGTCGTGATCTGGCCCCCGGTGGGCGGGGAGGAAGACCGCGAGGCATCGGGCGAGGAGGGCGCGGAAGGCTGGCTCTCGCGCCCCGAACGCGTGCTGGCGGACCGGATCGCGCGGCAGGTCAGGGCGTGGATGGATACCGGCTTCCCGCTGCTGAAAGGGCAGGACGGCAAGCCGCGCCGCGCTGGGCCGGGAGATATCATGGTGCTGGTGCGCAAGCGCCGCGACCTTGCCGGGCTGATCGTGGCTCGCCTATATGCGCGCGGCGTGCCGGTGGCAGGGGTGGACCGGCTGCGGCTGGGCGCCCCGCTGGCGGTGAAGGATTTGATGAGCGCGCTGCGTTTCGCAGCCCAGCCGCTGGATGACCTGGAGCTGGCGAACCTCCTCGTCTCCCCGCTGGTCGGCTGGTCGCAGGATGACCTGCTGGAGCATGCATATCGGCCGGACAAGCGCTCGCTCTGGCGGCATCTGCGGCGCGGAGACGCTGCGCCAAAGGTGCGGGAAACCGTTGAGAAGCTGAACGAATTGTTGGCGCGCGCGGACTTCGAAACGCCGCTGGCGCTGCTGCACTGGATGCTGACCGAAGGCTGGCAGGGGCGCCGCAAACTGGTCACGCGTCTGGGCACGGAAGCGAACGATCCGATCGACGAACTGCTCGGCGCGGCGCAGAAATATGCCGCCACCCACACCGCCAGCCTGACGGGTTTCATCCACTGGTTCGATGCCGGCGACGGGGAGCTGAAGCGCGAGGCGGGCGCGGGCGAGGGGCTGGTGCAGGTGATGACCGTGCACGGATCCAAAGGGCTGGAGAAACCCATCGTTATCCTGGCTGATGCTGCTGGCAGGCCCGGCGGCATGGGCCCGGAAGTGACGCTGGAAGAGGCCGAGGCACGCGGGCTGGAACAGCTGATGGAGAAGCACGAGATCCCAATCCCGCGCCTGCCATCCGCCGACCGTGCCGGTCCCGTGGCCGAGGCGCATGACGCCGCCACGGCAGCGGAGCTGGAGGAGCACTGGCGCCTGCTTTACGTCGCCATGACCCGTGCGGAGGAGGCGCTGTTCATCGCCGGATCGCTCGGCTCGCGCGACAAGGCGCCGCATGAGGATAGCTGGTATGCCCGGCTCGATCCGTTGTTCAATGGCGACTGGCAGGATGATCCCATCTGGCATGGCCGCAAGATGCTCGGCAGCGCGCGCAGTGACATGCCCGGTGCCTCCGGCGCGGCGAAGGGCAGGGACGATACAAAGGCGTCCGCATTGCCGGATTGGGCGGTGCGGCCCGTTGGCGCAGAGCCGCGCCCGCCGCGTCCGCTCGCGCCGTCCAGCGCCGGGGCGGATGACAGTCCCGCGCCGCCATTCCCGCCGGGCGGGGATGCCGATGCGGCCCGTCGCGGCGTTTTGATCCATGCGCTGCTGGAGCGCCTGCCGGATGTCCCCGCGGACGAGCGGGAGGCACGCGCGCTCGACTGGCTGGCGCGCCATGCGGGTGACATGGACGAGGGCTATCGCGCCGAAATGGTCGCCAATGCGCTGGGCGTGTTGGCGCAGGACGGTTGGGCCGCGATCTTCGGGCCCGGCGCGCTGGCCGAAGTACCGCTCGCTGCGACGGTGGACGGGCAGGTCATAGCCGGCACGGCGGACCGCCTGCTGGTGGAGGAGGACCGCGTGCTGGTGGTCGATTTCAAGACCGCGCGGCGTCCGCCGGAAAGCCTCGACCAGGTGCCCTCCGGCACTCTGGCTCAAATGGGCGCCTATGCCGCTGCGCTGGGCGTGATCTTCCCGGGCAAGCGCGTGGAGGCAGCCGT
- the addB gene encoding double-strand break repair protein AddB, producing MAERQAPQVYSIAAHRGFADALVAGLLPRYAEDGFGLARLTLLLPSSRAARTLQEAFIRLSGAADESGGLLMPRMAVVGDLDLDETLGPLLDPLGMGAAIPPAADPQRRWFRIAQFMPEACRKLGREVPPPAARLRLAREVGAALDRLQVENIDPGALWEERVAQVLAEMADHWKANTALFHLLVTEWQAELRERGEVDAATRRNRLFAHAAERWRANPPETPIVAAGVTSAAPELANLLRVVSELPRGAVVLPDLDLSMDDAVWTELGSAGDPDGETLLGAGDAVTHPQYHLKLLLNRMGVNRGEVQQWHRAGLGKGPPERSHAISNLFLPPEASKGWVDLEAKERRLSGVRIMNTANPEHEAQSIALLVRQAIAEPERRVAVVTPDRSLAQRVVHHLRRWNIAADDSAGRPLSQTVAGRLFLLLADAAAQELQPVPLMALLQHPYAGGQDAEAREAWLRNARLLDRKLRGPRPAPGLEPLRAHIASIVARGEDGARGWWAEVEAVVSPLLALGAKESAPLSEIVDTLVACAEQLCGTRIWAREDGRTLSRFVGDMQVHARECGPELSLEDAVAVLREAMDAVAVRPPFGGHPRVAIYGLLEARMTRADLVICAGLNEGTWPGTPATDPLLAPPLLRALGVPGGDFRIGLSAHDLAGLLGAPEVVLSRAARNAEGPAIPSRFLLRVQALLGDLLKDYRETDIPELAEALDYAPPAEAYPRPEPKPSSVQRQVAMRATSLDNLRSDPYQFYANAILGLSAMEGLDEEPSAAWKGTAAHEILKRWHENGGRIEDIADAVLAEENAHPLMAGLWRPRLVAALEWVVQEVSAQDGRKVLAWEEKGEWMYRGVTIRGRVDRVDRLVDGSLAIVDYKTGGPPSGKMVEQGYALQLGIMGLMAQGGAFDGVEGDPAAFEYWSLAKKADQFGYVASPVKENARQSGLPLEDFLPVTKAYLDDAIDRWIAGNEAFTARLNPDVPVYNDYDQLMRLDEWFAREDDANEEGDPA from the coding sequence TTGGCTGAGCGTCAGGCGCCGCAAGTCTATTCCATCGCCGCCCATCGCGGCTTTGCCGACGCACTGGTGGCGGGCCTGTTGCCGCGATACGCAGAGGATGGCTTCGGCCTCGCCCGGCTGACGCTGCTGCTGCCCTCCAGCCGCGCCGCGCGCACCTTGCAGGAGGCGTTTATCCGCCTGTCGGGTGCCGCGGATGAAAGCGGGGGCCTGCTGATGCCGCGCATGGCGGTGGTGGGGGACCTGGACCTCGACGAAACGCTCGGCCCGCTGCTCGATCCTCTGGGCATGGGCGCGGCGATCCCGCCTGCCGCCGATCCGCAGCGCCGCTGGTTCCGCATCGCGCAGTTCATGCCGGAGGCCTGCCGCAAGCTGGGCCGCGAGGTGCCGCCACCTGCCGCCCGGCTGCGGCTGGCGCGCGAAGTCGGCGCGGCGCTGGACCGCTTGCAGGTCGAGAATATCGATCCCGGCGCCTTGTGGGAGGAGCGGGTCGCGCAGGTGCTGGCCGAGATGGCGGACCACTGGAAGGCCAATACGGCGTTGTTCCACCTGCTCGTGACCGAATGGCAGGCCGAATTGCGCGAGCGCGGCGAAGTGGATGCCGCCACCCGCCGCAACCGCCTGTTCGCACATGCTGCCGAGCGGTGGCGCGCCAATCCGCCGGAAACGCCCATCGTCGCAGCCGGCGTAACCAGCGCCGCGCCGGAACTGGCGAACCTGCTCCGCGTGGTCAGCGAGTTGCCGCGCGGGGCGGTGGTGCTGCCCGATCTCGACCTGTCGATGGACGATGCCGTCTGGACAGAGCTGGGCAGTGCGGGCGATCCCGATGGCGAGACGTTGCTGGGCGCAGGCGATGCGGTCACCCATCCGCAATATCACCTGAAGCTGCTGCTCAATCGCATGGGCGTAAACCGGGGCGAGGTGCAGCAATGGCACCGCGCCGGGCTCGGCAAGGGCCCGCCGGAGCGCAGCCATGCGATTTCCAACCTCTTCCTGCCGCCCGAAGCGAGCAAGGGCTGGGTGGACCTCGAGGCAAAGGAACGGCGCCTGTCCGGCGTGCGAATCATGAACACGGCCAATCCGGAGCATGAGGCGCAGTCCATCGCCCTGCTGGTGCGACAGGCGATTGCCGAGCCGGAGAGGCGCGTGGCGGTCGTCACGCCGGACCGCTCGCTGGCGCAGCGCGTGGTGCATCACTTGCGCCGCTGGAACATCGCGGCGGACGATTCCGCCGGGCGGCCGCTATCGCAGACGGTTGCCGGGCGGCTGTTCCTGCTGCTGGCCGATGCCGCCGCGCAGGAATTGCAGCCCGTGCCGCTGATGGCGCTGCTGCAGCATCCCTATGCCGGAGGGCAGGATGCCGAGGCGCGCGAGGCATGGCTGCGCAATGCGCGCCTGCTCGACCGCAAGCTGCGCGGCCCGCGCCCCGCGCCGGGGCTGGAGCCGCTGCGCGCGCATATCGCCAGCATCGTGGCCAGGGGAGAGGACGGCGCGCGTGGCTGGTGGGCGGAGGTGGAGGCTGTCGTGTCCCCGCTGCTGGCGCTTGGCGCGAAGGAAAGTGCCCCTCTGTCGGAGATCGTGGACACGCTGGTCGCCTGTGCGGAGCAGCTTTGCGGCACGCGCATCTGGGCGCGGGAGGATGGGCGCACCCTGTCGCGCTTCGTCGGGGACATGCAGGTCCATGCGCGCGAATGCGGGCCGGAGCTGTCGCTGGAGGATGCCGTGGCCGTGCTGCGCGAGGCGATGGACGCCGTCGCCGTGCGCCCGCCCTTCGGCGGCCATCCGCGCGTCGCCATTTACGGCCTGCTGGAAGCACGCATGACGCGGGCGGACCTGGTGATCTGCGCCGGGCTGAACGAGGGGACATGGCCGGGTACGCCCGCGACAGACCCGCTGCTCGCGCCGCCATTGCTGCGCGCGCTGGGCGTGCCGGGCGGCGATTTCCGCATCGGTCTGTCCGCGCATGACCTTGCCGGACTGCTCGGCGCGCCGGAAGTCGTGCTCTCCCGCGCGGCCCGCAACGCCGAGGGCCCGGCGATCCCCAGCCGCTTCCTGCTGCGGGTGCAGGCGTTGCTGGGTGATCTGCTGAAGGATTACCGCGAGACGGATATTCCCGAGCTGGCGGAGGCGCTGGATTATGCGCCGCCCGCCGAGGCCTATCCGCGGCCCGAGCCGAAGCCGTCCAGCGTCCAGCGACAGGTTGCGATGCGCGCGACCTCGCTCGATAATTTGCGCTCCGATCCCTACCAATTCTACGCCAACGCCATCCTCGGCCTCTCCGCCATGGAGGGTCTGGACGAGGAGCCATCCGCCGCGTGGAAGGGGACGGCGGCGCATGAAATCCTGAAACGCTGGCACGAGAATGGTGGGCGGATCGAGGACATCGCCGATGCTGTGCTGGCAGAGGAGAATGCTCACCCGCTGATGGCCGGCCTGTGGCGTCCACGCCTCGTCGCCGCGCTGGAATGGGTGGTGCAGGAAGTCTCCGCGCAGGATGGCCGCAAGGTGCTGGCGTGGGAGGAGAAGGGCGAGTGGATGTATCGCGGCGTCACCATCCGCGGCCGGGTGGACCGGGTCGACCGGCTGGTGGACGGCTCGCTCGCCATAGTGGATTACAAGACCGGCGGCCCGCCCAGCGGCAAGATGGTGGAGCAGGGCTACGCCTTGCAGCTCGGCATCATGGGCCTGATGGCGCAAGGCGGCGCGTTCGATGGCGTGGAGGGCGACCCCGCGGCGTTCGAATATTGGAGCCTTGCGAAGAAGGCTGACCAGTTCGGCTATGTCGCCAGCCCGGTGAAGGAGAACGCGCGCCAGAGCGGCCTGCCGCTGGAGGATTTCCTTCCGGTCACGAAGGCCTATCTCGACGATGCCATCGACCGCTGGATTGCGGGCAATGAGGCCTTCACCGCGCGGCTGAACCCCGACGTTCCGGTCTATAACGATTACGACCAGCTGATGAGGCTGGACGAATGGTTCGCGCGTGAGGACGACGCCAACGAAGAGGGGGACCCGGCATGA
- a CDS encoding nucleotidyltransferase family protein yields MNELASDTAMVMAAGMGKRMRPLTASQPKPMVRVAGKPLIDHALDRLADAGVTKAVVNVHYLADALEAHVLERKMPRVTISDERDQLLETGGGLVKAQHELPDPFFCLNSDNIWLDGPASAFHDLSRAWDAEKMDALLLLVPHTGARNFDGKGDFHMDAMGRLIRRRSGRVAPYIYTGIQLVSKRLLRDAPEGPFSTNILWTRAMEEGRLFGVRFTGEWYEVGTPQAIRPTEEALKLG; encoded by the coding sequence GTGAACGAACTCGCCAGCGATACCGCGATGGTGATGGCCGCCGGCATGGGAAAGCGCATGCGCCCGCTCACCGCCTCGCAGCCCAAGCCCATGGTGCGCGTGGCGGGCAAGCCCCTGATCGACCACGCGTTGGACCGGCTGGCCGATGCCGGCGTGACCAAGGCGGTGGTCAACGTCCATTATCTGGCCGATGCGCTGGAAGCCCATGTGCTGGAGCGCAAGATGCCGCGCGTCACCATCTCGGACGAGCGCGATCAGCTGCTGGAAACCGGCGGCGGGCTTGTGAAGGCGCAGCACGAACTGCCCGATCCCTTCTTCTGCCTCAATTCCGACAATATCTGGCTGGATGGCCCGGCCAGCGCCTTCCACGATCTCAGCCGCGCCTGGGATGCGGAGAAGATGGACGCGCTGCTATTGCTGGTGCCGCACACCGGCGCGCGCAATTTCGATGGCAAGGGCGATTTCCACATGGACGCCATGGGCCGGCTGATCCGGCGGCGATCGGGCCGCGTCGCGCCCTATATCTACACGGGCATCCAGCTGGTTTCGAAACGCCTGCTGCGCGATGCGCCCGAAGGTCCGTTCTCGACCAACATATTGTGGACCCGCGCGATGGAGGAAGGCAGGCTGTTCGGCGTGAGATTTACCGGCGAATGGTACGAAGTGGGCACGCCGCAGGCGATCCGCCCGACGGAAGAGGCGCTGAAGCTTGGCTGA
- a CDS encoding aminoglycoside phosphotransferase family protein, with the protein MSAPDSAELPDGMHAFLAGCGWDDAMVDPIPGDASFRRYFRLARADGDRAMLMHAPPPHEDPAPFLHVAKWLAEHGQRAPAIFAEDAAKGWVLTEDFGDDRMRDWLDEHPAGETGAYGAAVDALARLHREPAGPFPPYDMATYLRETDLFTEWYCPLAGLEVDGDGWRSAWEEALAPMMPRQAPGVTVLRDYHAENIMLLGPANDGTGAQGLIDFQDALAGHPAYDLVSLLQDARRDVSEELEARMLERYAAAAQPGADFRADYARLGAQRNAKIVGIFARLNTRDGKPRYLGMIPRVWAALERDLQHPALAPVLQWFDANIPQDVRDNHGGKLQ; encoded by the coding sequence ATGAGCGCACCAGATTCTGCCGAATTGCCCGATGGCATGCACGCCTTCCTTGCCGGATGTGGATGGGACGATGCGATGGTCGATCCGATCCCCGGCGATGCAAGCTTCCGGCGCTATTTCCGGCTGGCCCGCGCGGATGGGGACAGGGCGATGCTGATGCACGCCCCGCCGCCGCACGAGGACCCCGCGCCCTTCCTGCACGTCGCGAAATGGCTGGCGGAGCACGGCCAGCGCGCGCCCGCCATCTTTGCCGAGGATGCCGCGAAGGGCTGGGTGCTGACAGAGGATTTCGGCGACGATCGCATGCGCGACTGGCTGGACGAGCATCCGGCCGGTGAGACTGGAGCCTATGGCGCGGCGGTGGATGCGCTGGCCCGCCTGCACCGCGAGCCTGCAGGCCCGTTCCCGCCCTATGACATGGCGACATATTTGCGCGAGACGGACCTGTTCACCGAGTGGTATTGCCCGCTGGCAGGGCTGGAGGTCGACGGCGATGGCTGGCGCTCCGCGTGGGAAGAGGCGCTTGCCCCCATGATGCCGCGACAGGCGCCCGGCGTGACCGTGCTGCGCGATTACCATGCGGAGAACATCATGCTGCTCGGCCCCGCGAACGACGGGACGGGCGCACAGGGCCTGATCGATTTCCAGGACGCTCTTGCGGGCCATCCTGCCTACGACCTCGTCAGCCTGCTGCAGGATGCGCGGCGCGATGTCTCCGAGGAACTGGAAGCGCGAATGCTGGAGCGGTACGCGGCCGCAGCGCAGCCCGGCGCGGATTTTCGGGCCGATTACGCGCGGCTCGGCGCGCAGCGAAACGCCAAGATCGTGGGCATCTTCGCCCGGCTCAACACACGCGATGGCAAGCCGCGCTATCTCGGCATGATCCCCCGCGTCTGGGCCGCACTGGAGCGCGATCTGCAGCACCCGGCGCTTGCCCCCGTTCTGCAATGGTTCGATGCCAATATCCCGCAGGATGTGCGCGACAATCACGGGGGCAAATTGCAGTGA
- the tsaE gene encoding tRNA (adenosine(37)-N6)-threonylcarbamoyltransferase complex ATPase subunit type 1 TsaE yields MTHDLPDLASMDAFGQRIAQVMRVGDVISLSGGLGAGKTTLARAIIAARGHRGEVPSPTFTIVEVYDDLAPRLVHADFYRLEDPSEAAEIGLDDYRDGAILIAEWPENAGGFAQEAGCLQITLETVGEGRKAIVAGGAAWQERMP; encoded by the coding sequence GTGACTCACGACCTGCCCGATCTGGCCAGCATGGACGCTTTCGGACAGCGCATCGCACAGGTGATGCGCGTGGGCGATGTCATCTCGCTGTCCGGCGGGCTGGGCGCGGGCAAGACCACGCTGGCCCGCGCCATCATCGCCGCGCGCGGGCATCGCGGCGAAGTCCCGTCGCCCACCTTCACCATCGTGGAAGTCTATGACGACCTTGCCCCGCGACTGGTCCATGCCGATTTCTACCGGCTGGAAGATCCATCCGAAGCCGCCGAGATCGGGCTGGACGATTATCGCGACGGGGCAATCCTGATCGCCGAATGGCCTGAAAACGCGGGCGGCTTCGCGCAAGAGGCGGGCTGCCTGCAAATCACGCTGGAAACCGTGGGCGAGGGACGCAAGGCCATTGTCGCGGGCGGCGCCGCTTGGCAGGAACGCATGCCATGA
- a CDS encoding PAS domain-containing sensor histidine kinase has protein sequence MELSPTALVLIGLLLAAWTGAAMWAILSARREVAKARATRAAARRLDRMIADSPAVPLLVKADGKLEGPDRLAAWLGLDAMPGYLSELDQAQVGLTADHLEELQEAVRRTQKTASPFSMVVTPRGSTRSLAVRGQAANAQVAPHGAALLWWFDFSESQGELSRLRTETARAKNDFAALVGLIEAAPMPMWFRGPDMKLRLVNSAYVDAVGAKDAATVVEGQVELVEAVDGLEAAQVAGQARDQDLPVERIVNATIGTQRRTLRVSDLPLGEEGVAGYAIDIEEMEEQARAFRAFREAQRNMLDQLSIGVAQFDGERRLAFANQPFQRIFGMPAACHVDPPAFDRFLDMARDKARLPETRDFPAWRAELRDWFTTDVAQEEAWTLPDGTHLRIIAQPMPDGGLVLVAEDRSEQLALSATRDTLLRTRTATFDNLFESLAVFAPDGRLQLWNRSFGKLWGLEEELLDRHPLIQTLLEKLAAQLARPGQRKAIGEVVRSATLDRQQKGGRVQLADGRTLEFAGVPLPDGNGMLTLLDVTDSVRSETVLRERATALEEADALKTRFLANMSYEFRTPLTSIGGFAELLQSGVAGALSDQGQEYVAAIVASVERLSTQIESVLDLTQSEAGLLPMALDEVDLLQFVTNVVREREEAIEAKDLTLDLRGSRSAGKAQLDQRQMARAVGNVLDNAISATPRKGRILVSLERGKQAARIVVSDNGPGMNPAELSRALEGHRVGADAEGKGKRGLGLPLARQLVEAHGGRLNLQSEKGAGTTVTIVLP, from the coding sequence ATGGAATTGTCCCCCACTGCGCTGGTGCTGATCGGGCTGCTTCTGGCGGCGTGGACCGGTGCGGCAATGTGGGCGATCCTGTCAGCCCGGCGCGAAGTGGCAAAGGCGCGCGCGACGCGGGCTGCGGCGCGGCGTCTGGACCGGATGATTGCGGACAGCCCGGCCGTGCCGCTGCTGGTGAAGGCGGACGGGAAGCTGGAAGGGCCGGACCGGCTGGCCGCATGGCTGGGCCTGGATGCCATGCCCGGTTACCTGTCCGAGCTTGACCAGGCGCAGGTGGGCCTGACGGCCGACCACCTGGAGGAACTGCAGGAGGCGGTGCGCCGCACGCAGAAGACCGCCTCGCCTTTCTCCATGGTCGTGACCCCGCGCGGCTCCACGCGAAGCCTCGCCGTGCGCGGGCAGGCGGCCAATGCGCAGGTCGCGCCGCATGGTGCAGCGCTGCTGTGGTGGTTCGACTTCTCCGAAAGCCAGGGCGAATTGTCCCGCCTGCGCACCGAGACCGCGCGCGCCAAGAACGATTTCGCGGCGCTGGTCGGCCTGATCGAGGCCGCGCCCATGCCCATGTGGTTCCGCGGCCCGGATATGAAGCTGCGGCTGGTCAACTCCGCCTATGTCGATGCTGTGGGCGCGAAGGATGCCGCCACCGTTGTCGAAGGGCAGGTGGAGCTGGTCGAGGCGGTGGACGGGCTGGAAGCTGCGCAGGTCGCAGGCCAGGCGCGCGACCAGGACTTGCCGGTGGAACGCATCGTCAACGCCACCATCGGCACGCAGCGCCGTACCCTGCGCGTATCGGACCTGCCGCTGGGCGAGGAGGGCGTGGCCGGTTACGCCATCGATATCGAGGAAATGGAGGAGCAGGCCCGTGCCTTTCGTGCGTTCCGCGAGGCGCAGCGCAACATGCTGGACCAGCTTTCCATTGGCGTGGCGCAGTTCGATGGTGAGCGGCGCCTGGCCTTTGCCAACCAGCCGTTTCAGCGCATCTTTGGCATGCCCGCCGCCTGCCATGTCGACCCGCCCGCCTTCGACCGTTTCCTGGACATGGCGCGCGACAAGGCGCGCCTGCCCGAAACGCGCGACTTCCCGGCTTGGCGCGCGGAGCTGCGCGACTGGTTCACCACCGATGTGGCGCAGGAAGAGGCGTGGACACTGCCCGATGGCACGCACCTTCGCATCATCGCGCAGCCCATGCCCGATGGCGGGCTGGTGCTGGTGGCGGAGGACCGCTCCGAACAGCTGGCGCTGTCCGCCACGCGCGACACGCTGCTGCGCACCCGCACCGCCACTTTCGACAACCTGTTCGAATCGCTCGCCGTCTTCGCGCCCGATGGCCGCCTGCAGCTGTGGAACCGCAGCTTCGGCAAGCTGTGGGGACTGGAGGAGGAGCTGCTGGACCGGCACCCGCTGATCCAGACGCTGCTGGAAAAGCTTGCGGCCCAGCTCGCCCGCCCCGGCCAGCGCAAGGCCATCGGCGAAGTGGTGCGCTCCGCCACGCTGGACCGCCAGCAGAAGGGCGGACGCGTACAGCTGGCCGACGGCCGCACGCTGGAGTTTGCCGGCGTCCCGCTGCCCGATGGCAACGGCATGCTGACGTTGCTGGACGTCACCGACTCCGTCCGCTCCGAAACCGTGCTGCGCGAACGGGCCACCGCGCTGGAGGAAGCCGACGCGCTCAAGACCCGCTTCCTCGCCAACATGTCCTATGAATTCCGCACGCCGCTAACCTCCATCGGCGGATTTGCCGAACTGCTGCAATCGGGCGTCGCGGGCGCGCTGAGCGATCAGGGGCAGGAATATGTCGCAGCAATCGTCGCATCGGTGGAGCGGCTTTCCACCCAGATCGAAAGCGTGCTGGACCTGACGCAGAGCGAGGCGGGCCTGTTGCCCATGGCGCTGGACGAGGTGGACCTGCTGCAATTCGTCACCAATGTTGTGCGCGAGCGGGAGGAGGCGATCGAGGCAAAGGACCTTACGCTGGATTTGCGTGGCAGCCGCTCTGCCGGGAAGGCGCAGCTGGACCAGCGCCAGATGGCGCGCGCCGTGGGCAATGTGCTGGACAACGCCATCTCCGCCACGCCGCGCAAGGGCCGCATTCTTGTTTCGCTTGAACGCGGCAAGCAGGCGGCGCGGATCGTGGTTTCGGACAATGGCCCGGGCATGAACCCGGCAGAACTCTCCCGCGCGCTGGAAGGCCACCGCGTGGGCGCCGATGCAGAAGGGAAGGGCAAGCGCGGGCTCGGCCTCCCGCTCGCCCGCCAACTGGTGGAGGCTCATGGCGGCCGCCTGAACCTGCAGTCCGAAAAGGGCGCGGGGACCACTGTGACAATTGTGCTGCCGTGA